In Helicoverpa zea isolate HzStark_Cry1AcR chromosome 3, ilHelZeax1.1, whole genome shotgun sequence, the following proteins share a genomic window:
- the LOC124646135 gene encoding alanine--tRNA ligase, cytoplasmic has translation MDTSMTGNQIRKAFIDFFISKGHKYVHSSSTIPLDDPTLLFTNAGMNQFKPIFLGSVDPNSDMAQYVRVVNTQKCIRAGGKHNDLDDVGKDVYHHTFFEMMGNWSFGDYFKKEICAWAWELLTEVYKLPGDRLYVTYFGGDSSSGLEPDLECKEIWLKLGVPESHILPGSMKDNFWEMGETGPCGPCSELHYDRIGGRDAAHLVNMDDPDVLEIWNLVFIQFNRETDGSLKLLPKKHIDCGLGLERLVSVIQNKRANYDTDFFMPIFKAIELGTGARPYSGKVGSDDVDGIDMAYRVLADHARTLTIALSDGGVPDNTGRGYVLRRILRRAVRYASEKLNAKPGFFGSLVHTVVELLGDIFPEITKDPLSLIQLINEEEIQFLKTLSRGRNLLNRTIEKLNGKVIPGDVAWRLYDTYGFPVDLTQLMCEENGLTIDMDAYEKSKKESQLISQGKVAGQEDLLALDVHAISHLQEVGIPTTDDSPKYNYVASSTEKETVYTFSPCTGTIVALRKDKQFVNEVSSGQECGVILDRTNFYAEQGGQIYDEGYMVKVDDDSVEFMVKNVQVKGGYVLHAGKLEGSLKIGDKLSLHIDTERRRLVMNNHTGTHVLNNVLRKVLGNDSDQRGSLVMPDRLRFDFTNKGPMSIKQIKETEDQIKDIINKNKPVYAKHTSLNDAKKIKGLRAMFDEQYPDPVRVVSVGVPVEELEKNPEGPAAYETSVEFCGGSHLHQTGHIGDYVIVSEEGIAKGIRRIVALTGPEAMKAISKSSILENEANNIANFIKDQNDIVNQKEILRKIVDLTNDISQAQISYWKKEELRTMLKNLKKQLDDKERAAKAVTITQVAEKAKEICEEKKGSQVIVSELKAFGNTKALDGALKQVKTLSPTTAAMFFSVDDETKKIFCLAAVPKNAIEKGLLASEWIQSVVPVIGGKGGGKPESGQASGSNYTSLNEALRVAEEFANLKLS, from the coding sequence ATGGATACCTCAATGACTGGCAACCAGATAAGAAAAGCCTTTATTGATTTCTTCATCAGTAAGGGCCATAAGTATGTTCATTCTTCTTCGACAATACCTTTGGACGATCCGACGCTGTTGTTTACTAATGCAGGGATGAACCAATTTAAACCTATATTTTTAGGTTCAGTTGATCCTAATTCTGATATGGCTCAGTATGTGCGAGTTGTTAACACTCAGAAATGCATAAGAGCTGGAGGTAAACACAATGATCTAGACGACGTAGGCAAAGATGTTTACCACCATACATTTTTTGAAATGATGGGTAACTGGTCTTTTGgtgattattttaaaaaagaaatctGTGCATGGGCCTGGGAACTTCTAACTGAGGTTTATAAATTACCCGGCGATCGGCTCTATGTCACTTATTTTGGAGGAGACTCTTCTTCGGGACTTGAACCAGACCTAGAATGTAAAGAAATATGGCTAAAATTAGGTGTTCCTGAAAGTCACATTTTGCCTGGGAGCATGAAAGATAACTTTTGGGAAATGGGCGAAACAGGTCCATGCGGCCCTTGCTCGGAATTGCATTATGATCGTATTGGAGGACGTGATGCCGCTCATCTCGTTAATATGGATGACCCAGATGTATTGGAAATCTGGAATTTGGTGTTCATTCAATTTAACAGAGAAACAGATGGGTCATTAAAACTTCTGCCCAAAAAACATATTGACTGTGGTTTGGGTCTCGAAAGACTCGTGTCAGTGATACAAAATAAGAGGGCGAATTATGACACCGATTTCTTTATGCCAATATTTAAAGCAATTGAACTAGGCACGGGTGCAAGACCTTATTCTGGAAAAGTTGGATCTGAtgatgttgatgggattgatatgGCATACCGCGTTTTGGCTGATCATGCTAGAACATTAACCATTGCTTTATCTGATGGAGGTGTTCCAGATAACACTGGTAGAGGTTACGTTCTCCGAAGGATATTAAGAAGAGCTGTACGTTATGCATCCGAAAAACTTAATGCTAAACCTGGCTTCTTTGGCTCATTGGTTCATACTGTTGTTGAGTTGTTAGGAGACATTTTCCCGGAAATTACTAAAGATCCTTTGTCGCTCATTCAACTTATAAATGAAGAGGAAATTCAATTCTTAAAAACACTATCACGCGGAAGAAATTTACTCAACAGAACAATTGAAAAACTAAATGGTAAAGTTATACCTGGAGATGTTGCCTGGCGTCTATATGATACATATGGTTTTCCAGTTGATCTAACACAATTAATGTGTGAAGAAAACGGACTTACGATAGACATGGATGCTTATGAAAAATCTAAAAAGGAATCACAACTTATATCGCAAGGAAAAGTTGCAGGTCAAGAAGATTTATTAGCTCTAGATGTACATGCCATAAGTCATTTGCAGGAAGTCGGTATCCCTACAACAGATGATTCTCCTAAGTATAATTATGTGGCATCATCAACGGAGAAAGAAACCGTTTACACCTTCTCTCCTTGTACTGGAACTATCGTAGCTTTGCGAAAAGATAAACAATTCGTAAACGAAGTCTCTTCCGGTCAAGAATGTGGAGTTATACTTGACAGAACAAATTTTTATGCTGAGCAAGGTGGACAAATTTATGATGAGGGGTATATGGTAAAGGTTGATGATGACAGTGTTGAATTCATGGTGAAAAACGTGCAAGTTAAAGGAGGATATGTATTACATGCTGGAAAACTGGAAGGCTCGCTCAAAATTGGGGATAAGTTATCGTTACACATTGATACTGAAAGACGGAGACTAGTTATGAATAACCACACAGGAACTCATGTTCTAAACAATGTGCTCAGAAAAGTTCTCGGAAATGATTCTGATCAACGCGGTTCACTTGTTATGCCAGACAGACTTAGGTTTGATTTCACCAACAAGGGTCCGATgtctatcaaacaaataaaagaaactgAAGATCAGATCAAAGacatcataaataaaaataaacctgttTACGCTAAACATACTAGCCTGAACGACGCTAAAAAAATTAAAGGTTTGAGAGCTATGTTTGATGAGCAATACCCAGATCCAGTCCGTGTTGTATCTGTTGGTGTTCCAGTTGAGGAATTGGAGAAAAATCCAGAAGGCCCAGCTGCTTATGAAACGTCTGTGGAATTTTGTGGGGGGTCTCATTTACATCAAACAGGACACATTGGAGATTATGTTATTGTGAGTGAAGAAGGTATTGCAAAAGGAATTCGAAGGATTGTTGCTTTGACTGGCCCAGAGGCCATGAAAGCTATAAGTAAATCTAGCATCCTAGAAAATGAGGCAAACAATATTGCCAATTTCATTAAAGATCAGAATGACATCGTAAATCAGAAGGAAATACTCAGAAAAATTGTCGATCTTACAAACGACATATCTCAAGCTCAGATATCTTATTGGAAAAAAGAAGAACTAAGAACCATGCTTAAAAACCTGAAGAAACAACTTGATGATAAAGAGAGAGCTGCAAAAGCAGTGACAATTACCCAGGTTGCAGAAAAAGCAAAAGAAATATGTGAAGAAAAGAAAGGAAGCCAAGTGATTGTTTCAGAGTTGAAAGCATTTGGTAATACTAAAGCTTTAGATGGTGCCTTAAAACAAGTAAAGACACTATCTCCAACCACAGCAGCAATGTTCTTTTCTGTGGATGATGAAACAAAGAAGATATTTTGTCTTGCTGCAGTGCCTAAAAATGCTATTGAAAAGGGT
- the LOC124645929 gene encoding chitin deacetylase 1 isoform X1, whose amino-acid sequence MARHACLCLGVLLLSCLVNGETRVKRQEEDGGDEVNAEQLCDGRPADEYFRLTTEGDCRDVVRCDKGGENGVTRLASVRCPGGLAFDIDRQTCDWKTHVKNCDKIEKPRKVLPILKTDEPICPEGKLACGSGDCIEKELFCNGKPDCKDESDENACTVDVDPNRAPDCDPNQCALPDCFCSADGTRIPGGIEVNQVPQMITITFNGAVNVDNIDLYEQIFNGNRHNPNGCQIRGTFFVSHKYTNYAAVQELHRKGHEISVFSITHKDDPQYWSSGSYDDWLAEMAGARLIVERFANITDSSIIGVRAPYLRVGGNKQFEMMADQYFVYDASITAPLGRVPIWPYTLYFRMPHKCNGNAHNCPSRSHPVWEMVMNELDRRDDPTFDESLPGCHVVDSCSNIQTGEQFARLLRHNFNRHYSTNRAPLGFHFHASWLKSKKEFRDELIKFIEEMLEKNDVYFTSLIQVIQWMQNPTELTSLRDFQEWKQDKCDVKGQPFCSLPNACPLTTRELPGETLRLFTCMECPNNYPWILDPTGEGFNVKK is encoded by the exons ATGGCTCGACACGCGTGTCTGTGTCTTGGTGTGTTGTTGCTCAGCTGTCTCG TGAATGGCGAGACACGGGTTAAGCGGCAGGAGGAGGATGGCGGAGATGAAGTAAACGCAGAACAGTTGTGCGATGGCCGCCCGGCTGACGAATATTTCCGTCTTACCACCGAAGGAGACTGCCGCGATGTAGTCAG GTGCGACAAGGGCGGTGAGAACGGCGTGACGCGGCTCGCCTCTGTGCGCTGCCCCGGCGGTCTCGCCTTCGATATCGACCGTCAAACTTGTGATTGGAAAACACATGTTAAGAATTGCGATAAAATAGAAA AACCAAGGAAAGTGTTGCCTATCCTGAAAACGGATGAGCCCATCTGCCCTGAAGGAAAATTAGCTTGCGGAAGCGGAGACTGTATCGAGAAGGAATTGTTCTGCAATGGAAAACCAGACTGCAAAGACGAGTCTGACGAAAACGCCTGCA CGGTCGACGTAGATCCTAACAGAGCCCCTGACTGCGACCCCAACCAATGTGCTCTTCCCGACTGTTTCTGCTCAGCAGATGGTACTCGCATCCCAGGAGGTATTGAAGTCAACCAAGTGCCTCAAATGATCACCATTACTTTCAATGGTGCCGTAAACGTTGATAACATTGACTTATACGAACAAATATTCAACGGAAACCGCCATAACCCCAATGGTTGCCAGATTCGTGGTACATTCTTTGTCTCGCACAAATATACCAACTATGCTGCTGTACAGGAATTACACCGTAAAGGTCACGAAATCTCCGTATTCTCTATTACTCACAAGGATGATCCTCAATACTGGAGCAGCGGAAGCTACGACGACTGGCTTGCTGAAATGGCTGGTGCTCGTCTCATTGTCGAACGATTTGCCAACATTACAGACTCATCAATTATTGGCGTCCGTGCACCTTATTTGAGAGTTGGTGGAAACAAGCAATTCGAAATGATGGCTGACCAGTACTTTGTATACGATGCTTCTATTACGGCTCCTCTTGGTCGCGTTCCCATCTGGCCCTACACGCTGTACTTCCGTATGCCCCATAAATGCAATGGTAATGCTCACAACTGCCCATCTAGAAGCCACCCTGTTTGGGAAATGGTAATGAACGAACTGGACAGAAGAGACGACCCAACGTTTGATGAATCCCTTCCTGGTTGCCATGTGGTCGATTCCTGCTCTAACATCCAAACCGGAGAACAGTTCGCGCGTCTTTTGCGTCACAACTTCAACCGCCACTACAGTACCAACCGTGCCCCACTAGGTTTCCACTTCCACGCTTCATGGCTCAAGTCTAAGAAAGAGTTCAGAGATGAACTGATTAAATTCATTGAAGAGATGTTGGAAAAGAACGACGTTTACTTCACTTCTCTCATTCAAGTCATTCAGTGGATGCAGAACCCTACAGAGCTGACATCGCTCAGAGATTTCCAAGAATGGAAACAGGACAAATGTGATGTGAAGGGACAACCTTTCTGCTCCTTACCAAATGCGTGCCCCCTTACAACTCGCGAGTTACCAGGGGAGACTCTTCGTCTTTTCACATGCATGGAGTGTCCTAACAACTATCCATGGATTCTGGATCCTACGGGGGAAGGCTTCAACGTGAAGAAGTGA
- the LOC124646137 gene encoding transcription termination factor 3, mitochondrial — protein MALSSTYLRSLSYKVLTLKEVFKRSRCVHNSSLSVAESSEASENALRPVPQDLSGITPYFSNTFNLAAYVNNSETLKNLVDLNVNISKIEKKPYIVHKFLTLDFEKDMKNHIIYLNNFVEMDEIGNFLTKNPMILCEKLEDLEVRVNYLQSKAFKNNEIKRIIVKNPFWLMFSTLRIDKRLGYFQKCLNLRGQELRDLATKQPKLITFNLHHVKCNLFIIKEEMGFKDEEVKKLVMMKPKLLMLSQTALEERFNYIHNVMKIPHENIMETPEILMCRKFRLKQRHLFLEKLGRSQYDPKKPNYIPLKSMIEDTDVEFCRNFAKCSVNDFNIFLKTL, from the exons ATGGCACTATCGTCAACATATTTGAGGTCGCTGTCGTATAAAGTCCTCACTTtgaaagaagttttcaaaaGAAGTAGATGTGTACATAATAGTAGCCTATCAGTAGCAGAGAGTTCAGAGGCGAGTGAAAATGCTTTAAGACCTGTACCCCAAGATTTGTCTGGTATAACACCTTATTTttcaaatacttttaatttagcAGCTTATGTCAATAATTCTGAAACTTTGAAGAATTTAGTTGATTTAAATGTAAACATAAGCAAAATTGAGAAAAAGCCATACATAGTACACAAATTCCTAACATTAGATTTTGAAAAAGATATGAAAaatcatataatatatttaaacaacTTTGTTGAAATGGATGAAATTGGGAATTTTCTAACTAAGAACCCTATGATCTTATGTGAAAAATTAGAAGACCTTGAAGTAAGAGTTAACTATTTACAATCGAAAGCATtcaaaaacaatgaaattaaaAGGATTATAGTGAAAAATCCATTTTGGTTAATGTTTAG tACTTTGAGGATTGACAAGAGATTAGGTTACTTCCAAAAATGTCTTAACTTGCGTGGCCAAGAATTAAGAGATTTAGCTACTAAGCaaccaaaattaataacattcaATTTACATCATGTAAAATGCAACCTGTTCATAATAAAAGAGGAAATGGGCTTTAAAGATGAAGAGGTGAAAAAATTAGTAATGATGAAACCAAAACTCCTAATGTTGA gtcAGACAGCTCTGGAGGAGAGATTTAATTACATTCACAATGTTATGAAAATACCTCATGAAAATATAATGGAGACACCTGAAATATTAATGTGTAGAAAATTTAGATTAAAACAacgtcatttatttttagaaaagctAGGTCGCTCACAGTATGATCCAAAGAAGCCAAATTATATTCCATTAAAATCTATGATTGAAGACACAGATGTAGAATTTTGTAGAAATTTTGCTAAATGCAGTGTTAATGActtcaacatatttttaaagacaTTATAA
- the LOC124645929 gene encoding chitin deacetylase 1 isoform X2, whose amino-acid sequence MARHACLCLGVLLLSCLVNGETRVKRQEEDGGDEVNAEQLCDGRPADEYFRLTTEGDCRDVVRCTRSGLKQITCPSGLAFDLDKQTCDWKGKVTNCDKLEKPRKVLPILKTDEPICPEGKLACGSGDCIEKELFCNGKPDCKDESDENACTVDVDPNRAPDCDPNQCALPDCFCSADGTRIPGGIEVNQVPQMITITFNGAVNVDNIDLYEQIFNGNRHNPNGCQIRGTFFVSHKYTNYAAVQELHRKGHEISVFSITHKDDPQYWSSGSYDDWLAEMAGARLIVERFANITDSSIIGVRAPYLRVGGNKQFEMMADQYFVYDASITAPLGRVPIWPYTLYFRMPHKCNGNAHNCPSRSHPVWEMVMNELDRRDDPTFDESLPGCHVVDSCSNIQTGEQFARLLRHNFNRHYSTNRAPLGFHFHASWLKSKKEFRDELIKFIEEMLEKNDVYFTSLIQVIQWMQNPTELTSLRDFQEWKQDKCDVKGQPFCSLPNACPLTTRELPGETLRLFTCMECPNNYPWILDPTGEGFNVKK is encoded by the exons ATGGCTCGACACGCGTGTCTGTGTCTTGGTGTGTTGTTGCTCAGCTGTCTCG TGAATGGCGAGACACGGGTTAAGCGGCAGGAGGAGGATGGCGGAGATGAAGTAAACGCAGAACAGTTGTGCGATGGCCGCCCGGCTGACGAATATTTCCGTCTTACCACCGAAGGAGACTGCCGCGATGTAGTCAG GTGCACTAGGTCAGGTCTTAAACAAATCACTTGCCCGTCTGGACTGGCTTTCGATCTTGATAAACAAACCTGCGACTGGAAGGGTAAAGTGACCAACTGTGACAAACTTGAGA AACCAAGGAAAGTGTTGCCTATCCTGAAAACGGATGAGCCCATCTGCCCTGAAGGAAAATTAGCTTGCGGAAGCGGAGACTGTATCGAGAAGGAATTGTTCTGCAATGGAAAACCAGACTGCAAAGACGAGTCTGACGAAAACGCCTGCA CGGTCGACGTAGATCCTAACAGAGCCCCTGACTGCGACCCCAACCAATGTGCTCTTCCCGACTGTTTCTGCTCAGCAGATGGTACTCGCATCCCAGGAGGTATTGAAGTCAACCAAGTGCCTCAAATGATCACCATTACTTTCAATGGTGCCGTAAACGTTGATAACATTGACTTATACGAACAAATATTCAACGGAAACCGCCATAACCCCAATGGTTGCCAGATTCGTGGTACATTCTTTGTCTCGCACAAATATACCAACTATGCTGCTGTACAGGAATTACACCGTAAAGGTCACGAAATCTCCGTATTCTCTATTACTCACAAGGATGATCCTCAATACTGGAGCAGCGGAAGCTACGACGACTGGCTTGCTGAAATGGCTGGTGCTCGTCTCATTGTCGAACGATTTGCCAACATTACAGACTCATCAATTATTGGCGTCCGTGCACCTTATTTGAGAGTTGGTGGAAACAAGCAATTCGAAATGATGGCTGACCAGTACTTTGTATACGATGCTTCTATTACGGCTCCTCTTGGTCGCGTTCCCATCTGGCCCTACACGCTGTACTTCCGTATGCCCCATAAATGCAATGGTAATGCTCACAACTGCCCATCTAGAAGCCACCCTGTTTGGGAAATGGTAATGAACGAACTGGACAGAAGAGACGACCCAACGTTTGATGAATCCCTTCCTGGTTGCCATGTGGTCGATTCCTGCTCTAACATCCAAACCGGAGAACAGTTCGCGCGTCTTTTGCGTCACAACTTCAACCGCCACTACAGTACCAACCGTGCCCCACTAGGTTTCCACTTCCACGCTTCATGGCTCAAGTCTAAGAAAGAGTTCAGAGATGAACTGATTAAATTCATTGAAGAGATGTTGGAAAAGAACGACGTTTACTTCACTTCTCTCATTCAAGTCATTCAGTGGATGCAGAACCCTACAGAGCTGACATCGCTCAGAGATTTCCAAGAATGGAAACAGGACAAATGTGATGTGAAGGGACAACCTTTCTGCTCCTTACCAAATGCGTGCCCCCTTACAACTCGCGAGTTACCAGGGGAGACTCTTCGTCTTTTCACATGCATGGAGTGTCCTAACAACTATCCATGGATTCTGGATCCTACGGGGGAAGGCTTCAACGTGAAGAAGTGA
- the LOC124645929 gene encoding chitin deacetylase 1 isoform X3, whose protein sequence is MHLIKCHISCQRRCTRSGLKQITCPSGLAFDLDKQTCDWKGKVTNCDKLEKPRKVLPILKTDEPICPEGKLACGSGDCIEKELFCNGKPDCKDESDENACTVDVDPNRAPDCDPNQCALPDCFCSADGTRIPGGIEVNQVPQMITITFNGAVNVDNIDLYEQIFNGNRHNPNGCQIRGTFFVSHKYTNYAAVQELHRKGHEISVFSITHKDDPQYWSSGSYDDWLAEMAGARLIVERFANITDSSIIGVRAPYLRVGGNKQFEMMADQYFVYDASITAPLGRVPIWPYTLYFRMPHKCNGNAHNCPSRSHPVWEMVMNELDRRDDPTFDESLPGCHVVDSCSNIQTGEQFARLLRHNFNRHYSTNRAPLGFHFHASWLKSKKEFRDELIKFIEEMLEKNDVYFTSLIQVIQWMQNPTELTSLRDFQEWKQDKCDVKGQPFCSLPNACPLTTRELPGETLRLFTCMECPNNYPWILDPTGEGFNVKK, encoded by the exons ATGCATTTAATTAAATGTCACATTTCTTGTCAACGCAGGTGCACTAGGTCAGGTCTTAAACAAATCACTTGCCCGTCTGGACTGGCTTTCGATCTTGATAAACAAACCTGCGACTGGAAGGGTAAAGTGACCAACTGTGACAAACTTGAGA AACCAAGGAAAGTGTTGCCTATCCTGAAAACGGATGAGCCCATCTGCCCTGAAGGAAAATTAGCTTGCGGAAGCGGAGACTGTATCGAGAAGGAATTGTTCTGCAATGGAAAACCAGACTGCAAAGACGAGTCTGACGAAAACGCCTGCA CGGTCGACGTAGATCCTAACAGAGCCCCTGACTGCGACCCCAACCAATGTGCTCTTCCCGACTGTTTCTGCTCAGCAGATGGTACTCGCATCCCAGGAGGTATTGAAGTCAACCAAGTGCCTCAAATGATCACCATTACTTTCAATGGTGCCGTAAACGTTGATAACATTGACTTATACGAACAAATATTCAACGGAAACCGCCATAACCCCAATGGTTGCCAGATTCGTGGTACATTCTTTGTCTCGCACAAATATACCAACTATGCTGCTGTACAGGAATTACACCGTAAAGGTCACGAAATCTCCGTATTCTCTATTACTCACAAGGATGATCCTCAATACTGGAGCAGCGGAAGCTACGACGACTGGCTTGCTGAAATGGCTGGTGCTCGTCTCATTGTCGAACGATTTGCCAACATTACAGACTCATCAATTATTGGCGTCCGTGCACCTTATTTGAGAGTTGGTGGAAACAAGCAATTCGAAATGATGGCTGACCAGTACTTTGTATACGATGCTTCTATTACGGCTCCTCTTGGTCGCGTTCCCATCTGGCCCTACACGCTGTACTTCCGTATGCCCCATAAATGCAATGGTAATGCTCACAACTGCCCATCTAGAAGCCACCCTGTTTGGGAAATGGTAATGAACGAACTGGACAGAAGAGACGACCCAACGTTTGATGAATCCCTTCCTGGTTGCCATGTGGTCGATTCCTGCTCTAACATCCAAACCGGAGAACAGTTCGCGCGTCTTTTGCGTCACAACTTCAACCGCCACTACAGTACCAACCGTGCCCCACTAGGTTTCCACTTCCACGCTTCATGGCTCAAGTCTAAGAAAGAGTTCAGAGATGAACTGATTAAATTCATTGAAGAGATGTTGGAAAAGAACGACGTTTACTTCACTTCTCTCATTCAAGTCATTCAGTGGATGCAGAACCCTACAGAGCTGACATCGCTCAGAGATTTCCAAGAATGGAAACAGGACAAATGTGATGTGAAGGGACAACCTTTCTGCTCCTTACCAAATGCGTGCCCCCTTACAACTCGCGAGTTACCAGGGGAGACTCTTCGTCTTTTCACATGCATGGAGTGTCCTAACAACTATCCATGGATTCTGGATCCTACGGGGGAAGGCTTCAACGTGAAGAAGTGA
- the LOC124646136 gene encoding endoplasmic reticulum-Golgi intermediate compartment protein 3 — protein MSTQLIDKFKQLDAYAKTLEDFRIKTATGAAITVTGGLIMVLLFLSELYTYMSPNISEELFVDTSRGHKLRINLDIIVPTISCNYLVLDAMDSSGEQHLQMEQNIHKRRLDLNGNPIEEPKKQEIATSTTLKQKQNSSEVALVECGSCYGAALNESQCCNTCEDVREAYRLRRWALPDLSTIEQCKSDDSIEKTNLALKEGCQIYGYMEVNRVGGSFHIAPGKSFTINHVHVHDVQPYSSSVFNTTHFIKHLSFGTDIEGANTAPLDGINGVAKEGAVMFQYYLKIVPTMYVKLDKTVLHTNQFSVTRHQKSVSNINAESGMPGAFFSYELSPLMVKYTEKERSIGHFATNICAIIGGVFTVAGILDALLYHSLNAFQNKMVLGKAG, from the exons ATGTCAACTCAACTAATTGATAAGTTTAAGCAATTAGATGCTTACGCAAAAACATTAGAAGATTTTAGAATAAAAACAGCCACCGGCGCAGCaa TTACTGTAACTGGAGGGCTGATTATGGTGTTATTGTTCCTCTCAGAACTGTATACTTACATGTCACCAAATATTTCGGAAGAACTGTTTGTTGACACCTCGAGGGGCCACAAACTAAGAATAAACTTGGATATTATTGTTCCAACTATATCATGTAATT ATTTAGTACTTGATGCTATGGATTCATCAGGTGAACAGCACCTTCAAATGGAGCAAAACATCCATAAGAGAAGATTAGATCTGAATGGAAATCCTATAGAAGAACCAAAGAAACAAGAAATTGCTACGTCTACCACT TTAAAACAAAAGCAGAACTCTTCTGAGGTAGCACTTGTTGAATGTGGAAGTTGTTATGGAGCAGCACTTAATGAATCTCA ATGTTGCAATACTTGCGAAGATGTCAGGGAAGCATATAGATTAAGGAGGTGGGCATTACCAGATTTATCTACAATAGAACAATGTAAAAGTGACGACTCCatagaaaaaactaatttaGCACTCAAAGAAGGTTGTCAAATTTATGGCTACATGGAAGTCAACAGA GTTGGTGGAAGCTTTCATATAGCCCCAGGAAAGAGTTTCACCATTAACCATGTGCATGTCCATGACGTGCAGCCATACTCATCATCAGTATTTAATACAACCCATTTCATCAAACATTTATCCTTTGGCACGGATATTGAAGGAGCTAACACTGCACCTTTAGATGGAATTAATGGTGTGGCTAAAGAAG GAGCTGTAATGTTTcaatactatttaaaaatagtgCCAACAATGTATGTAAAATTGGATAAGACTGTGTTACATACTAATCAGTTTTCTGTAACAAGACATCAAAAATCAGTATCCAATATAAACGCAGAATCTGGAATGCCAGGGGCATTTTTCAGCTATGAGTTGTCACCTCTTATGGTTAAATACACAGAAAAGGAAAG ATCAATTGGACATTTTGCCACAAATATTTGTGCTATAATAGGTGGTGTATTCACAGTTGCAGGAATCCTTGATGCTCTTTTGTACCATTCATTGAAtgcctttcaaaataaaatggttttgggTAAAGCTGGATAA
- the LOC124646138 gene encoding reactive oxygen species modulator 1 codes for MPVPGGVYQSQGPSCFDKMKMGFMIGFCVGMASGGLFGGFTALRYGARGRELVHSVGKVMLQGGGTFGTFMAIGTGIRC; via the exons ATGCCCGTACCAGGCGGAGTATATCAGAGTCAAGGACCATCTTGTTTCGACAAAATGAAAATGGGGTTCATGATTGGTTTTTGTGTAGGAATGGCGAGCGGCGGCCTTTTCGGTGGTTTCACAGCTTTGAG ATATGGAGCGAGAGGACGGGAATTAGTACATTCCGTTGGAAAAGTAATGCTTCAAGGTGGCGGAACTTTCGGGACCTTTATGGCCATCGGTACTGGAATTCGTTGTTAA